The following DNA comes from Streptomyces sp. NBC_00273.
ACGGTCCGGTGGGCGTCTTCGAGCACCCCGACTACGCCGGGGGCACCACGGCGATCGCCCAGGCCCTGCTCGACAGCAGCGCCTTCACCGTCGTCGGCGGTGGCGACAGTGCCGCCGCGGTCCGCATCCTGGGCTTCGACGAGAATGCATTCGGCCACATCTCGACCGGTGGCGGCGCCTCCCTCGAATACCTCGAGGGCAAGACGCTCCCCGGCCTCGCCGCCCTGGAGGGCTGAACCCGTATGACCACGCGCACCCCGCTCATGGCGGGCAACTGGAAGATGAACCTCAACCACCTCGAGGCCATCGCCCACGTCCAGAAGCTCGCCTTCGCCCTCGCCGACAAGGACTACGACGCCGTCGAGGTCGCGGTCCTGCCGCCCTTCGTCGACCTGCGCTCGGTCCAGACCCTGGTCGACGGCGACAAGCTGAAGATCAAGTACGGCGCCCAGGACATCTCCGCGCACGACTCCGGCGCCTACACCGGTGAGATCTCCGGCCCGATGCTGTCGAAGCTGAAGTGCACGTTCGTGGCCGTCGGCCACAGCGAGCGCCGCCAGTACCACGGCGAGAGCGACGAGATCTGCAACGCCAAGGTGAAGGCCGCCTTCCGGCACGGGATCACCCCGATCCTGTGCGTCGGAGAGGGCCTGGACATCCGCAAGGCCGGCCAGCAGGTCCCCTACACGCTGAGCCAGCTCGACGGCGGCCTGGAAGGCGTCCCGGCCGACCAGGTCGAGTCCATCGTGATCGCCTACGAGCCCGTCTGGGCCATCGGGACCGGCGAGGTCGCCACCCCCGACGACGCCCAGGAGGTCTGCGGGGCGATCCGCGGCCGCCTCGCCGAGCTGTACTCGCAGGAGCTGGCCGACAAGGTCCGCATCCAGTACGGCGGCTCCGTGAAGTCCGGGAACATCGCGGCGATCATGGCCCAGCCCGACGTCGACGGCGCCCTGATCGGCGGCGCGGCGCTGGACGCGGAGGAGTTCGTCAAGATCGTCCGCTTCCGCGACCAGTGAGTATGCGGTAGGGCGGATCCGTCGTACCCTTGCGGGGGCCAGAGGCTGATGCATCAGCCCCTGGCCCCCGTGCACATCTCGCAATGCCGGAAAGCCCGAAAAAGCCAGAAAGTAGGAATCAGCCGTGATTATGGGGTTCTCGATCGCCCTGATCGTCTTCAGCGCCCTGCTGATGCTGCTCGTGCTGATGCACAAGGGCAAGGGCGGCGGCCTCTCCGACATGTTCGGCGGCGGTATGCAGTCGTCGGTCGGCGGTTCCTCCGTCGCGGAGCGCAACCTGGACCGCATCACCGTGGTCGTCGGTCTGCTGTGG
Coding sequences within:
- the secG gene encoding preprotein translocase subunit SecG produces the protein MGFSIALIVFSALLMLLVLMHKGKGGGLSDMFGGGMQSSVGGSSVAERNLDRITVVVGLLWFACIVALGLLTKSST
- the tpiA gene encoding triose-phosphate isomerase, which gives rise to MTTRTPLMAGNWKMNLNHLEAIAHVQKLAFALADKDYDAVEVAVLPPFVDLRSVQTLVDGDKLKIKYGAQDISAHDSGAYTGEISGPMLSKLKCTFVAVGHSERRQYHGESDEICNAKVKAAFRHGITPILCVGEGLDIRKAGQQVPYTLSQLDGGLEGVPADQVESIVIAYEPVWAIGTGEVATPDDAQEVCGAIRGRLAELYSQELADKVRIQYGGSVKSGNIAAIMAQPDVDGALIGGAALDAEEFVKIVRFRDQ